A segment of the Labrus bergylta chromosome 11, fLabBer1.1, whole genome shotgun sequence genome:
ACCTTATAAACTGAGATGTTTCATTAGgtgtttttttcacaacttttcagtctttttctgccacttttacaactttttgaaaagtgttGCTGACATCAAATCAGAAAAGGGCTCACAGTATTCCATAAACGATATTTCTCCTTGTGAACATTTTATGTTGTTGCCTTTGTGAAATTTTCAATCGAATATAGAGCTTCAATGCTTTGCaaatcacatttacatttcagtgtCCCTACTTCTTTACTTTCTTTAGTTGTATTAGTGtacaacatttttctttgagGTTTCTTTTGTAATCAGGAGACATTTCATACTGTCATGGTAGACGTTCAGCTTTAATGTACAGAGGAAGTGTCTCAAAGAGTCagtaatgtctttatttatcctttaattAATATGAATGAGAACTATATAGATTATGTTATTATACATCACTGTTATTATTACAGTTgtgattgttttctgtttacCCTCATCAGCTGATGTTTTCTGTGGGTTTGACACATATTCAAGCTTCCAGATGTTCCTGGATTGTTGTCTTATTTTGGGTTTTGAACATGCATGAAAGAAACAGACAAGACAGTGAACATGAGCACAATATTTCACTTTACTCATGCCAGGTTACATCACTTCATATAGTCAAAGAGGTACTTCTGGCTGTTATGTGCAGCTGTATCCATGCACAGTTTTCCATTTGATCACATTAAAGACCCCTGAAGCATACACagtgatttatatttaaaaaaacatcctcttCATCTAATCTTCTACCAACATCATAAGAATACAAAATATCTGATGAATGTCATAACACAGTCTGGTTGGCATCGACGGTGTATTATCGTTAATGAGCTCCTTTCTGCACCATCTGTGTGAAGCGGTTGGTGATGGCCAGGGTGGTGTCAATGAAGCGCTCCACGCAGCTCTGCAGGCACGTCTCCGTCCTGTAGTCCAGCTTGGAGCCCGGGCTGTCCACACATTTGTCCCAGCAAACGTCAGTGAAAGT
Coding sequences within it:
- the timm8b gene encoding mitochondrial import inner membrane translocase subunit Tim8 B, which gives rise to MDNFDNYNASDKAEASELQRMIAIEQQKAQFQAQVHTFTDVCWDKCVDSPGSKLDYRTETCLQSCVERFIDTTLAITNRFTQMVQKGAH